A window of the Radiobacillus deserti genome harbors these coding sequences:
- the guaA gene encoding glutamine-hydrolyzing GMP synthase → MAQSDMILVLDFGSQYNQLITRRIREFGVYSELHSHRLTMDEIKAMNPKGIILSGGPHSVYDENSFRCDEGIFDLDIPILGICYGMQLMTLHFGGNVQRAKDREYGKVDIQLKEDPLLFRGTPKTQTVWMSHGDKVIEPPADFHIDATSSSTPVAAISHKERSLFGVQFHPEVRNTEYGNDLLKQFVFEACGCAGDWTMENFIEQEVGKIQEKVGDRKVLCALSGGVDSSVVAALIHKAIGDQLTCIFVDHGLLRKDEGDLVMETFRDGFHMNIIRVNAQDRFLSKLKGVSDPEQKRKIIGNEFIYVFDDEAEKLKDIDFLAQGTLYTDIVESGTETAQTIKSHHNVGGLPEDMQFELLEPLNTLFKDEVRALGLELGVPEDIVWRQPFPGPGLGIRVLGEVTEEKVEIVRESDAILREEIKLAGLEKDIWQYFTVLPDIRSVGVMGDARTYDYTIGIRAVTSIDGMTSDWARIPWEVLEKISTRIVNEVEHINRVVYDITSKPPATIEWE, encoded by the coding sequence ATGGCACAATCTGACATGATTTTAGTATTAGACTTTGGAAGTCAATACAATCAGTTAATCACAAGAAGAATAAGAGAATTTGGTGTGTACAGTGAGTTGCATAGTCATCGGTTAACGATGGACGAAATCAAGGCGATGAATCCGAAGGGGATTATTCTTTCAGGTGGACCGCACAGTGTCTATGACGAAAATAGCTTTCGTTGTGATGAAGGAATATTTGATTTAGACATTCCGATTCTAGGGATTTGTTATGGAATGCAGCTCATGACACTTCACTTTGGTGGGAATGTTCAACGAGCAAAGGATAGAGAATACGGGAAAGTAGACATTCAATTGAAAGAAGATCCGCTGTTATTTCGAGGTACACCAAAGACACAAACGGTTTGGATGAGTCACGGAGATAAAGTAATCGAACCACCAGCAGACTTTCATATCGATGCAACAAGCTCTTCAACCCCAGTTGCGGCCATTAGTCATAAGGAGAGAAGTTTGTTTGGGGTTCAATTTCATCCGGAAGTGCGAAATACGGAATACGGAAACGATCTTCTGAAGCAGTTCGTCTTTGAGGCTTGTGGCTGTGCTGGGGATTGGACAATGGAAAACTTTATCGAGCAAGAAGTGGGCAAAATCCAAGAAAAAGTTGGAGATAGAAAAGTATTATGTGCATTAAGTGGAGGTGTTGATTCCTCTGTCGTTGCTGCACTTATCCATAAAGCAATTGGAGATCAGCTCACTTGTATCTTTGTCGATCATGGATTGCTTCGGAAGGATGAGGGAGATCTCGTAATGGAGACCTTCCGTGATGGCTTCCATATGAACATCATTCGTGTAAATGCACAAGATCGCTTCCTAAGCAAGCTGAAAGGGGTCAGTGATCCGGAGCAAAAGCGTAAAATTATCGGAAATGAATTCATTTATGTGTTTGATGATGAAGCAGAAAAATTAAAGGATATCGATTTCTTAGCACAAGGTACCCTTTATACGGATATTGTGGAAAGTGGAACGGAAACCGCACAAACGATTAAGTCCCACCATAATGTTGGTGGACTTCCAGAGGACATGCAATTTGAGCTTCTCGAGCCGCTTAACACGTTATTTAAAGATGAAGTTCGTGCGTTAGGTCTAGAGCTAGGCGTACCGGAGGATATTGTGTGGAGACAACCATTCCCAGGTCCAGGTTTAGGTATTCGTGTGCTTGGAGAAGTGACAGAAGAAAAGGTCGAGATTGTGAGAGAGTCCGATGCAATTTTGCGAGAAGAAATTAAGCTAGCAGGTTTAGAAAAAGACATTTGGCAGTACTTTACGGTTTTACCAGACATTCGCAGTGTTGGGGTAATGGGAGATGCGCGAACCTATGATTATACAATCGGAATCCGAGCAGTAACCTCGATTGATGGGATGACGTCGGACTGGGCGAGAATCCCGTGGGAAGTACTTGAAAAAATCTCCACGCGAATCGTGAACGAAGTGGAGCATATAAACCGTGTGGTGTATGACATTACGAGTAAACCACCTGCAACGATTGAGTGGGAATAA
- a CDS encoding NCS2 family permease: protein MKKFFQFEELGTNVRTEFVAGLTTFLAMAYILFVNPSTLAADGATGMDAGAVFTATALAAAIGSLIMGLVAKYPVALAPGMGLNAFFAYTVVLGWGIPWETALAGVLASGLIFIVLTLSGIREMIINAIPASLKMAVGAGIGLFIAFIGFQNANIIVNDDATLVSLGDLSAPNTLLAIFGIIVTVILLTRGVKGGVFYGMIITAIAGMIFGLIDPPKGLGDIVGPVPSLAPTFGQAFAHFGDIFTLQMLVVVLTFLFVDFFDTAGTLVAVASKAGLMKDNKLPRAGKALFADSAATVVGATLGTSTTTSYVESTTGVSAGGRSGFTSVVTAGFFLLALVFSPLLGMVTSAVTAPALIIVGVLMCTALKEIEWDQFEIAVPAFLTIVSMPLAYSIATGIAIGFVFYPITMVVKGKAKEVNAIMWGLFVVFILYFIFLQ, encoded by the coding sequence ATGAAGAAATTTTTCCAATTCGAAGAGCTTGGAACAAATGTAAGAACAGAATTTGTTGCTGGTCTTACTACTTTTCTAGCGATGGCTTACATTCTGTTCGTTAACCCATCTACCTTAGCAGCAGATGGAGCTACAGGCATGGATGCAGGTGCGGTATTTACAGCAACAGCATTAGCGGCTGCTATCGGTTCCCTTATTATGGGGCTTGTTGCTAAATACCCTGTTGCTTTGGCACCGGGGATGGGCTTGAACGCATTCTTCGCATACACGGTTGTATTAGGCTGGGGAATTCCTTGGGAAACAGCTCTAGCAGGCGTATTAGCTTCCGGACTTATCTTTATCGTTTTAACGTTATCTGGTATTAGAGAAATGATTATTAACGCAATTCCAGCGAGCTTGAAAATGGCGGTAGGTGCTGGTATTGGTTTGTTTATCGCATTCATTGGGTTTCAAAATGCAAACATTATCGTAAATGATGACGCAACTCTTGTTAGCTTAGGAGATTTATCTGCTCCTAACACATTATTAGCGATATTCGGAATTATTGTTACGGTTATATTATTAACAAGAGGAGTGAAAGGTGGGGTATTCTACGGAATGATTATCACTGCCATTGCAGGAATGATTTTCGGACTAATCGATCCACCAAAAGGGCTTGGCGATATCGTGGGGCCAGTACCGAGCTTAGCTCCAACGTTCGGCCAAGCATTTGCACACTTTGGCGATATTTTCACCCTACAAATGCTAGTAGTTGTGCTTACTTTCTTATTCGTAGATTTCTTTGATACAGCTGGTACATTAGTGGCAGTTGCTTCCAAAGCAGGGTTAATGAAGGATAATAAGCTACCCCGCGCAGGAAAAGCATTGTTTGCAGATTCTGCTGCAACAGTTGTTGGAGCTACGCTAGGGACTTCCACTACAACTTCTTATGTAGAATCTACAACTGGGGTAAGTGCTGGTGGACGTTCTGGATTTACTTCCGTTGTAACAGCGGGATTCTTTCTACTAGCACTTGTGTTTTCCCCACTTCTAGGGATGGTAACTTCCGCAGTTACAGCTCCGGCGTTGATTATTGTTGGGGTGCTTATGTGCACAGCATTAAAAGAAATTGAATGGGATCAATTTGAAATTGCAGTTCCGGCATTCTTAACCATCGTATCGATGCCGCTAGCGTATAGCATCGCAACAGGTATCGCGATTGGGTTCGTGTTCTACCCAATTACAATGGTCGTGAAAGGGAAGGCAAAAGAAGTGAACGCGATTATGTGGGGACTATTCGTTGTCTTCATTTTATACTTCATTTTCTTACAATAG
- a CDS encoding Hsp20/alpha crystallin family protein: MDPFKHMEEWKKNMDGFFGDTFWNEFEDVFKPPIPQINLYQQQNELFCIVNLPGVKDLKKIDVFVHYTSLELRGVIDIPSPGGQLIKEEIMQGVFERQIDLPYPVRSDKIDATYRQGLLVIQLHRTIPDNTERNKLTIRSMDEDD, from the coding sequence ATGGATCCCTTCAAACATATGGAAGAATGGAAGAAAAATATGGATGGTTTTTTTGGTGACACGTTCTGGAATGAGTTCGAAGATGTCTTTAAACCGCCCATTCCGCAAATTAATCTTTATCAGCAGCAAAACGAGCTTTTTTGTATTGTAAATCTTCCTGGAGTAAAGGATTTAAAAAAGATTGATGTTTTCGTACATTACACAAGCTTAGAGCTAAGAGGTGTCATTGACATCCCTTCCCCAGGTGGACAGCTAATAAAAGAAGAAATTATGCAAGGAGTATTTGAACGTCAGATTGATTTGCCCTATCCAGTTCGGAGCGACAAAATAGACGCGACGTATCGACAAGGTCTATTAGTTATTCAGCTGCATCGCACCATTCCTGACAATACAGAGCGAAATAAACTAACAATAAGGTCTATGGACGAGGATGACTAG
- a CDS encoding DUF2179 domain-containing protein: MLDNAVLMILIILSVNIIYVAFNTIRMILTLKGRRYIAAFVSIFEVTIYVLGLGLVLDNLNQIQNLIAYAIGFGIGVVVGSKIEEKLALGYITVNVISSNPDIPFTKQLREKGYGVTSWAAYGMDGDRLAMQILTPRKYELKLYQTIKEIDEKAFIIAYEPKQIYGGFWVKQVKRGKLHP, from the coding sequence TTGTTAGATAATGCAGTGTTGATGATTCTCATCATTTTAAGTGTCAATATTATATATGTAGCGTTTAATACCATTCGCATGATTCTGACGTTGAAGGGTAGGCGTTATATCGCTGCTTTCGTAAGTATATTTGAAGTAACGATTTATGTTCTAGGGCTAGGATTAGTTTTAGACAATTTAAACCAAATCCAGAATCTAATAGCGTATGCGATTGGGTTTGGTATTGGGGTTGTCGTTGGATCCAAAATAGAAGAAAAACTAGCACTCGGGTATATTACGGTAAACGTTATTTCTTCTAATCCTGATATTCCTTTCACGAAACAATTAAGAGAAAAAGGATACGGAGTCACGAGTTGGGCTGCTTATGGAATGGATGGGGACCGCTTAGCGATGCAAATTCTAACGCCAAGAAAATATGAATTAAAGCTTTACCAAACCATCAAAGAGATTGACGAAAAAGCATTTATAATTGCGTATGAACCAAAACAAATTTACGGTGGCTTCTGGGTTAAGCAAGTGAAGCGAGGGAAACTACATCCATGA
- a CDS encoding NETI motif-containing protein encodes MSKNKKKRYQVEENETIEQCLDRIKKEGYMPVRRTEEPIFQETKENGQTSYKPIGSTICFDAIPIKSEH; translated from the coding sequence ATGAGTAAAAACAAAAAGAAACGCTATCAGGTGGAAGAGAATGAAACCATTGAACAGTGTCTGGATCGAATCAAGAAAGAAGGGTATATGCCGGTCAGACGGACGGAAGAACCTATCTTTCAAGAAACAAAGGAAAATGGCCAAACTTCTTATAAACCAATCGGAAGTACGATTTGTTTTGATGCGATACCGATAAAATCCGAACATTAA
- the purE gene encoding 5-(carboxyamino)imidazole ribonucleotide mutase — MTQVGVIMGSISDWETMKHACDVLEELGIPYEKEIISAHRTPDDMFAYAEQARDKGLRVIIAGAGGAAHLPGMVAAKTTLPVIGVPVQSKALNGLDSLLSIVQMPGGVPVATVAIGKAGATNAGLLAVQILGAFDEAISSKLESYQESLLNKVNEMREQLATE; from the coding sequence ATGACGCAGGTAGGCGTGATTATGGGAAGTATTTCAGATTGGGAAACAATGAAACATGCCTGTGACGTGTTAGAGGAACTAGGGATTCCGTATGAAAAAGAAATCATTTCTGCACATCGTACACCAGATGATATGTTTGCGTATGCCGAACAAGCAAGGGATAAAGGGTTACGTGTCATCATAGCAGGTGCTGGAGGAGCTGCTCACTTGCCAGGGATGGTGGCAGCGAAAACGACATTACCTGTAATTGGCGTGCCCGTACAAAGCAAAGCTTTGAATGGGTTAGATTCCTTACTCTCCATTGTCCAAATGCCAGGTGGAGTTCCAGTAGCAACTGTCGCAATCGGTAAAGCGGGTGCTACGAACGCAGGACTATTAGCAGTACAAATCCTTGGTGCATTTGATGAGGCAATATCTAGTAAGCTAGAAAGCTATCAGGAATCATTGTTAAATAAGGTCAACGAAATGAGGGAGCAGCTTGCAACCGAATAG
- the purK gene encoding 5-(carboxyamino)imidazole ribonucleotide synthase, producing the protein MQPNRLLPGSTIGILGGGQLGRMMAIAAKYMGYRVAVLDPTEDCPTAQISDHHIVAKYDDIKAIKELADISDVVTYEFENVDLEAARYLEERNILPQGARLLKITQDREQEKQAVVESGLEVPPYVIVQSEQEVEAALGENKVPCVIKTCRGGYDGKGQLKITKETSLEAVKEFVQQKGRCIIEKWVPFDKEVSVVFTRSISGEMTIFPIAENEHKNHILHTTCAPALISKTVEQKVLDSARKLANHIEVVGTFAIEMFVKGEDVYINEMAPRPHNSGHYTIEACNVSQFEQHIRAIAGLPLVPISFHGGAIMLNLLGEELEQIMNQTVDIPAGHLHVYGKDSIKPKRKMGHLTIVGSSLDEVKQTSKETIEKFL; encoded by the coding sequence TTGCAACCGAATAGGTTATTGCCAGGAAGTACAATTGGAATATTAGGTGGTGGCCAACTAGGCAGAATGATGGCCATTGCAGCCAAGTATATGGGATATCGAGTAGCGGTATTGGATCCAACAGAGGATTGCCCAACCGCTCAAATAAGTGATCACCATATTGTTGCAAAATATGATGATATCAAAGCTATAAAAGAGTTAGCAGACATAAGTGATGTCGTGACGTACGAGTTTGAAAATGTCGATTTAGAAGCAGCGAGGTACTTAGAAGAAAGAAACATCCTGCCACAAGGAGCTCGATTATTAAAAATTACACAAGATCGCGAGCAAGAAAAGCAAGCAGTGGTAGAGAGTGGACTAGAAGTTCCACCGTATGTCATTGTTCAGTCGGAACAGGAAGTAGAAGCAGCGCTCGGTGAAAATAAGGTGCCTTGTGTTATCAAAACATGCCGAGGTGGATACGACGGAAAAGGTCAGCTCAAAATAACAAAGGAAACATCACTCGAAGCGGTAAAGGAATTTGTACAACAAAAAGGTCGTTGTATTATCGAAAAATGGGTTCCGTTTGATAAGGAAGTTTCGGTTGTGTTTACACGTTCCATAAGTGGAGAAATGACTATTTTTCCAATCGCGGAAAACGAGCATAAGAATCACATTTTACATACAACCTGTGCCCCAGCTCTCATTTCTAAGACAGTGGAGCAAAAGGTCTTAGACTCCGCGAGAAAGTTAGCAAACCACATCGAAGTGGTTGGAACCTTTGCTATTGAAATGTTTGTAAAAGGCGAAGATGTATATATTAATGAAATGGCGCCAAGACCACATAATTCGGGTCATTACACCATCGAAGCGTGTAACGTATCACAGTTCGAACAACACATTCGAGCAATCGCTGGATTACCACTAGTCCCAATCTCCTTCCACGGAGGAGCTATTATGCTCAACCTTTTAGGAGAAGAGCTAGAACAAATCATGAACCAAACCGTAGATATCCCAGCAGGCCACCTACACGTCTACGGAAAAGACAGCATCAAACCGAAACGAAAAATGGGCCACCTCACCATAGTAGGTTCCAGCCTGGACGAAGTAAAACAAACAAGTAAGGAGACTATAGAGAAGTTTTTGTGA
- the purB gene encoding adenylosuccinate lyase: protein MISRYTREEMGSIWTEENKFKAWLEVEILACEAWSELGIIPKEDVQKIRQHASFDVDRIYEIEQDTRHDVVAFTRAVSETLGEEKKWVHYGLTSTDVVDTALSYLLKQANEIIRKDLHAFVDVLKEKAKEHKHTVMMGRTHGVHAEPTTFGLKMALWYEEMKRNVERFEAAAKTIETGKLSGAVGTYANIDPFVEAYVCEKLGLSPAPVSTQTLQRDRHAHYMSTLSLIATSIEKFAVEIRGLQKTETREVEEFFAKGQKGSSAMPHKRNPIGSENMTGMARVLRGYMLTSYENVALWHERDISHSSAERVILPDATIALNYMLNRFTNIVKNLTVFPENMRTNIDKTFGVIFSQRVLLSLIDQGMSREEAYDLVQPNAMKAWEERIPFKQLVEAEPKITSVLTQEQIEDCFDYTYHLKNVDRIFDKIGL from the coding sequence ATGATAAGTCGTTATACAAGAGAAGAAATGGGATCCATTTGGACTGAAGAAAACAAATTCAAGGCATGGCTAGAAGTCGAGATTTTAGCATGCGAGGCCTGGAGCGAGCTAGGCATCATTCCAAAAGAAGACGTTCAAAAAATCAGACAACACGCATCCTTTGACGTAGATCGTATTTACGAAATCGAACAAGACACGAGACACGATGTCGTAGCCTTCACAAGAGCCGTATCCGAAACACTAGGCGAAGAAAAGAAATGGGTGCACTACGGACTAACCTCAACAGACGTAGTAGACACCGCGCTTTCCTATCTACTAAAACAAGCAAACGAAATCATCCGAAAAGACTTACACGCATTCGTAGATGTTTTAAAAGAAAAAGCTAAAGAACACAAGCACACTGTGATGATGGGACGTACACATGGTGTCCACGCCGAACCAACTACATTCGGTTTGAAAATGGCCTTATGGTACGAGGAAATGAAACGGAACGTTGAACGCTTTGAAGCAGCAGCCAAAACAATCGAAACTGGAAAGCTGTCTGGTGCCGTTGGAACGTACGCGAACATTGACCCATTCGTAGAAGCATACGTTTGTGAAAAGCTTGGGCTATCACCAGCGCCGGTATCTACGCAAACCTTACAAAGAGATAGACATGCACACTACATGAGTACTCTTTCTCTTATTGCAACATCCATTGAAAAGTTTGCTGTAGAGATTCGTGGCTTACAAAAAACCGAAACACGTGAAGTAGAAGAGTTTTTCGCAAAAGGGCAAAAGGGCTCCTCTGCTATGCCACATAAACGTAATCCAATCGGATCTGAGAATATGACAGGAATGGCACGTGTTCTTCGTGGTTACATGCTGACTTCTTACGAAAACGTAGCACTTTGGCATGAAAGAGATATTTCACACTCCTCTGCAGAGCGAGTAATTTTGCCAGATGCAACGATTGCCTTGAATTACATGCTAAATCGTTTTACGAACATCGTAAAAAATCTAACCGTATTCCCAGAAAACATGCGTACGAACATCGATAAGACATTTGGAGTGATTTTCTCACAGCGTGTTCTTTTATCATTAATTGATCAAGGGATGAGTCGCGAGGAAGCATACGATTTAGTTCAGCCGAATGCGATGAAAGCATGGGAAGAACGAATTCCATTTAAACAATTAGTAGAAGCAGAACCGAAAATCACTTCTGTGTTAACCCAAGAGCAAATTGAAGACTGCTTTGATTACACATATCATCTAAAAAATGTAGACCGTATTTTTGACAAAATTGGTTTGTAA
- the purC gene encoding phosphoribosylaminoimidazolesuccinocarboxamide synthase — translation MKGDLLYEGKAKKVFLVEGDSQALILSYKNDATAFNGKKKANFIGKGKYNNLITAKIFDYLHRKGIKTHFQKSLNDTEQLVTKTTIIPVEVVVRNVAAGSITKRLGIKEKTVFSPPLVELFYKNDDLSDPLINEEHARILTNVDPFEIEQIKEAARAINDLLLAFFQSVNLQLADFKLEFGKDAKGNLLLADEISPDTCRLWDMETGEKMDKDVFREDIGDLIETYDAILQRLEAVK, via the coding sequence GTGAAGGGCGATTTGTTATATGAAGGAAAAGCGAAAAAGGTCTTTTTAGTAGAAGGGGATAGTCAAGCTCTTATCCTCTCCTACAAAAACGACGCAACGGCTTTTAACGGGAAAAAGAAAGCAAACTTTATCGGAAAAGGGAAATATAACAATCTAATCACAGCCAAGATTTTTGACTACTTGCATCGTAAAGGAATTAAAACCCATTTTCAAAAAAGCTTAAACGACACGGAGCAATTAGTTACGAAAACGACCATCATTCCAGTAGAAGTTGTCGTTCGTAACGTTGCTGCAGGAAGTATTACAAAACGGTTAGGGATAAAAGAGAAAACAGTATTTTCGCCACCACTGGTGGAGTTATTTTATAAGAACGATGACTTAAGTGATCCACTCATTAATGAGGAGCATGCCAGGATCTTAACAAACGTCGATCCATTTGAAATAGAACAAATTAAAGAAGCAGCGAGGGCGATTAATGATCTGCTACTAGCATTCTTTCAATCTGTTAATCTTCAATTAGCCGATTTTAAACTAGAGTTTGGAAAAGATGCAAAAGGAAACTTGTTGTTAGCGGATGAAATTTCTCCGGATACATGTCGACTTTGGGATATGGAAACAGGAGAAAAGATGGATAAGGATGTGTTCCGGGAAGACATTGGGGACTTAATAGAAACGTATGATGCGATACTTCAACGACTGGAGGCAGTGAAATGA
- the purS gene encoding phosphoribosylformylglycinamidine synthase subunit PurS produces the protein MKKVKIYITLKEGVLDPQGKAVQTSLNTLGFNEVQEARVGKYMELLVEDNADVEAKIEEMCSKLLANPVIEDYSYTIEEGILQ, from the coding sequence ATGAAAAAAGTAAAGATTTATATCACGTTAAAAGAGGGCGTATTGGATCCACAAGGTAAAGCTGTGCAAACCTCGTTAAATACACTTGGTTTCAATGAAGTGCAAGAGGCTCGTGTCGGAAAGTATATGGAATTACTAGTGGAAGATAACGCAGATGTAGAAGCGAAAATCGAAGAAATGTGTTCGAAGCTTTTAGCGAATCCAGTTATTGAAGATTATAGCTACACCATTGAGGAGGGTATTCTTCAGTGA
- the purQ gene encoding phosphoribosylformylglycinamidine synthase subunit PurQ: MKFAVIVFPGSNCDRDMYFAAKDALGEEADLVWYQDADLSTYDAILLPGGFSYGDYLRSGAIASTSHVVAQLKEQAAKGTPILGVCNGFQILLESGLLPGAMLRNKKLKFMCHQEKLVVQNNKTIFSSLYAEKEDITVPIAHGEGNYYCDEQTLQQLRANDQIIFTYKENPNGSVADIAGIVNEQGNVLGMMPHPERAVDKWLGSEDGLRLFQSLLNNWRESYVAGA, translated from the coding sequence GTGAAATTTGCAGTCATCGTTTTTCCAGGTTCTAATTGCGATCGAGATATGTATTTTGCCGCTAAGGATGCATTAGGTGAAGAAGCAGATTTAGTTTGGTATCAGGATGCGGATTTAAGCACGTACGATGCCATCCTGTTACCGGGTGGATTTTCCTATGGGGATTACTTACGCTCTGGAGCCATTGCATCTACTTCTCACGTCGTTGCCCAGCTTAAAGAACAAGCTGCAAAAGGTACTCCTATTCTAGGCGTTTGCAACGGATTTCAGATTTTATTAGAGTCTGGATTGTTACCGGGTGCTATGCTTCGTAACAAAAAATTAAAGTTCATGTGCCATCAAGAAAAATTGGTGGTGCAAAACAATAAAACAATCTTCAGCTCGCTATACGCAGAGAAAGAAGATATCACAGTGCCAATTGCGCACGGAGAAGGAAATTATTACTGTGATGAACAAACACTCCAGCAGTTAAGAGCGAATGACCAAATCATATTTACTTATAAAGAGAACCCGAATGGGTCCGTAGCGGATATTGCTGGAATTGTAAATGAACAAGGAAATGTGCTCGGAATGATGCCACACCCTGAACGTGCGGTAGACAAATGGTTAGGTAGTGAAGATGGATTACGATTATTTCAATCCTTGTTAAACAATTGGAGGGAATCCTATGTTGCAGGCGCCTGA